The genomic DNA CCAGCACCGACCCGAACGGCTCGTCGCCGGCTTCCAGTGCCTCGGCCGCCAGCTCCACACAACGGCGCAGGTGGGGCAGTTCGGTGTCGTTCACGACCATGGTGCACCGTCCTCCTCGTGACGTGATCCTTCCCGGTCAGCCTATGTCTCCCCGGACCTGCCATCTTGCTATCCGTAATCGCTGGAGTTAGAGTCTCTAACAGAAGCGAGTAATCATAGCGATTTGAGGCAAGAGGAGCGCCATGTCCGCCGCCATCCCGCAGCCGCCCGCCCCGCACGTCGTCCTGGGATCCGGTCCCGCCGGCACCGCGCTCGCCCGTGAGCTGGTACGCCGGGGCCACCCCGTCCGCCTGGTGGACCGCAGGGCCGCCGGTCCCGCGATCGAGGGCGTCGAGCGGGTCCCCGCCGACGTGAGCACGGCCGACGGTGCCCGCGCCGCCATACGCGACGCGGCCGTCGTGTACCACTGCGTCAACGTCGCCTATCACCTCCAGGTCGAGGTGATGCCCCGGGTCCAGGAGGCAGTCCTGGCCGCCGTCGAGGCGAGCGGCGCCCGGCTGGTGGTGCTCGACACCCTCTACCCGTACGGCGAGACCGGGGGAGCGGTGATGACCGAGGACAGCCCCTGGAAGGCGACCAGTCGCAAGGGACGGATGCGTGCCGAACTGGACGAGCGGTACCTCGCCGCCCACCGGTCCGGCCGGGCCCATGTGGTCCTCGGCCGCAGCGCCGACTTCTTCGGTCCCGGCGTGCTCAACTCTTCCCTGGGCGCGGCCGTCTTCCCCGGCGCCCTCACCGGCGGGGACGTCGTCGCCATGGGGGACATCGATCTGCCGCACAGCTACTCCGGCATCGAGGACGTGGCGGCCGCTCTCGCCACCCTCGGCGAGCGCCCCGACGGTGACGGTCGCGTCTGGCACCTGCCGACCGCGCCCGCCGTCAGCACGCGCGAGATCCACGCGCTGATCGAGCAGCGCGTGGGCCGCCCGCTGAACGTCGTGGTACTGGAACGGCCCCGCCCCTACGGCCCCTTCGACGAACTGCTGATGGCCGAGTACGAGGAGATGTTCTACCAGCACACGGAGCCGCAGGTCATGGACTCCGGTGCCTTCGAGCGGTTCTTCGGGGCGGCTCCGACGCCGCTCGCGGACGCCGTGGACGCGACCGTCACCTGGTACGAGGCGTGGCTCCGCAGCAGGTGACGGTCAGGCCCTCAACGGCCCGGGCGCGACCGGGACCGGGACCGGTCCAGCGCGGCCACACCGACCGCGGCCAGGCCGATCTGGATGAGCCACTCGACCCAGTCGACACCGTCCGTGTCGGCCACGTCGAACGCCGAGGCGACCCACGATCCGACGAGCGCGGCCACGATGCCGACGAGGATCGTCCACAGGACGCCGATGCGCTGCCGGCCGGGGACGACCAGCCGGCCCAGCACGCCGATGACGACGCCGATGACGATGGCGCTGACAATGCCGTCGATCTCCATCTCCACCCCTCTTCGTCAAGCCCCCGCAGTGATGCGTCTGCCCGCTGCGGGCCGGTGCAGTCCGCCGGTCGGTGTCGGTGACGGTGACGGCGTTGGCGTTGGCGTTGGCGTTGGCGTTGGCGTTGGAGGCAGGCACGGACGACGGGCCGGCCCGCGGGTGCGGGACCGGCCCGTGCCGTTTCCTTCCGGTGCGTCTAGGGCCTGCGTGGGGCGCTCCGCGCCGCCGTACCGGCGCAGACCATGCCCAGAAGCACTGCCAGGGCGCCGATGACGATGTTGTTCCAGATGACACCGGCGTCCGGACTCGAGCCCACGATCCAGGGCGAAATGATCATCCAGACTCCGATCGCGCACATGGCCCAGCTGAGGCCGTACATGCGCTCCGGGGCCCGGGTGAACCCGAGAGCCAGCAGGCCGATGGCGATGCCCACGATCAGGTTGTGGGCCACCAGTGAGGGCTGGCTGGCGGTGAAGTGGAGTATCCACGGGGACACGGCACAGTAGAGGCCGAGCAGGAACACCGGCCCGTCCACGAGTGCCACGTCGCGACCACCGAGCACGCGCGCGTAGCGCGCCTGCATTTCCGGGGCGTCCGGGTGGCTGGAGATGTCACCTCGGGGGTGCGAGACGTTGGCCATGAGTCGTCTCCTTTGACTTGCAGGGCCGACCGCTTCTGATGCGGTGTGCGGTAGCGCCGCATAAGTGCATTCTGCTCTTATTTCGCCCTTATGTGTAGTGGTGAGAGGGTAGGGATCTCCCGATTGTGCGAGCGCCGCACGTGTCCCGGGAGCCGTCGGTCCGCAGTGTCACGCCCGTGTGAATTCCGGGTCCGGGTGGCGAGACCGGGCCGGTCCTCCTTGACCGCCCTCGATCGCGGCTGCCACGATCGAAGGCATGACAACGCGACGGGATTTCACGCGGCGACGCCACGTCGACCTCGCGCGCGTCTCCAGCACCTCCTGTCGCACCGCGGCCTGATCCCGCCGATCCGCCGCCTCGTCCCCGCGCTGCCGCACCGGCCCGGCGCCGCCCTGCGGGTGACTCTCCGCACGGCCCGAACCCGGCCGCGACGCCGACCTGTTGGGCCCTTTCCCGTCCCGCGTCCCGTTCGACGTACGCCCCGCGCAGACTCCGCCGGGCGTTCCGCCGCGTCCGTCCGCCCTCCCGAAAAGAGAACCGATGGCCACCGTCCTGTCCGTCTCCGGCAGTCCCTCCGCCTCCTCGCGCACCAACCGGTTGCTGCGTCACCTCGACGACCGGCTGACCGCCCAGGGCCACGCGGTGGTCCCCCTCGACGTCCGCGCCGTCCCCGCACAGGCGCTGCTCGGCGCGGACTTCGGGCACCCCGCGATCACCGAGGCCGCCGAACTGTTCGCCCGGGCCGACGGCGTCGTCGTCGGCACGCCCGTCTACAAGGCGTCGTACTCCGGTGTTCTGAAGGCCCTCCTCGACCTCCTCCCGCAGTACGCCCTCACCGGCAAGACGGTGCTGCCGCTCGCCACCGGGGGGTCCACCGCCCATGTCCTGGCGATCGACTACGCGCTGCGCCCGGTGCTGAACTCCATGGGCGCGGCGCATGTCGTGCAGGGCTGGTTCACCCTGGACCGTGACATCTCGACGCACGAGGACGGCACGGTCACCGTCGCCCCGGGCGCCGCGGAGGCCCTCGCCCACGTCGTCGACCAGTTCTCGGCCGCCCTGGCCCTCCGGCCGGCCGCCCCCCTGCCGGCGGTCCCCGCGCTGGCCGCGGCGAGCTGAGCGCGCGCCACTCGGAGATCCGACGCCGACCACTCCGTCTCAACTCCCGGCCGAACCCGTCGGGTCGAACCGTCGCGCTCGACCCGTCGGGTCGAACCGTCACGCCGAACTGGTCTAAACCCTTGACTGGTACATACCAACGCGGTTGAGTGTGTCTCCACACCCCCCTCCACGGCCGCCCCCACGCCGTGGCCGGTCCGACCGGCACGTGCGCGCAGGTTCCGCGCCCCACTCCGCCCCTGTACGGGAGCGGCCGTGCTCCGCAGAAGGAGACAGACCTGTGTCGAGGCGCCGTATATCCGCCCTGGTGACCGCACTCGCCCTCGCCGGCGCAGTGCCGCTGCTCATGCCCGCCAACGAGGCGTCCGCCGCCGCGTGTTCGAGCTACCCGGCCTGGTCGGCCGACGCGAACTACAACACCGGCGACATCGTCCGCTACACCGACGGCAAGGCCTACATCGCCGAGCACGCCAACCCGGGCTACGACCCGCTCATCAGCACCTGGTACTGGAACCCGTACGCCTGTGACGGCGGTTCGCAGACGCCCGTCGGCAACTTCGTCGTCAGCGAGGCCCAGTTCAACCAGATGTTCCCGGGCCGGAACTCCTTCTACACCTACAGCGGCCTCACCGCCGCGCTGAGCGCCTACCCCGGCTTCGCCAACACCGGCAGCGACACCACCAAGAAGCAGGAGGCCGCGGCCTTCCTCGCCAACGTCGGCCACGAGACCGGCGGCCTCGTGCACATCGTCGAGCAGAACACCGCCAACTACCCCCACTACTGCGACTGGAACCAGCCCTACGGCTGCCCGGCCGGCCAGGACGCCTACTACGGGCGCGGCCCGATGCAGCTCAGCTGGAACTACAACTACAAGGCCGCGGGCGACGCGCTCGGCATCAACCTGCTGGGCAACCCCTGGCTGGTGCAGAACGACTCGGCCGTCGCCTGGAAGACCGCCCTGTGGTACTGGAACACCCAGTCCGGGCCCGGCAGCATGACCGGGCACAACGCCATGGTCAACGGCGCCGGCTTCGGCCAGACCATCCGCTCCATCAACGGCGCCGTCGAGTGCGACGGCAAGAACCCCGCCCAGGTCCAGAGCCGCGTCACCAAGTACCAGCAGTTCAGCCAGATCCTCGGCGTCTCCCCGGGCGGCAACCTGTACTGCTGACCCCGCCCGGGTGTGCGAGACTCCGCCGATGACCTCGGAAGCGATCACCGCGGAGTCCGCGGGCACCTGGCACCTCGGCGACCTGCCCGTCCGCCGCGTCGGCTTCGGCGCGATGCGGCTGACGGGCAGCGCCGCCTTCCACCTCGGCACCCCGAGCGACCGCGAACGCTCCCTCGCCGTACTGCGCCGGGCGGTCGAACTCGGCGTCAACCACATCGACACCGCCGCCTTCTACTTCTCCTCCCTGCGCTCCGCCAACGAGCTGATCAACAGCGCGCTGGCGCCCTACGCCGACGACCTGGTCGTCGCCACCAAGGTCGGGCCCTACCGCGACTGGTCGGGGGAGTGGGGCACCTCCGCCCGCCCCGAGGACCTGCGCGCCCACGTCGAGGAGAACCTGCGCCAGCTCGGCCGCGACCACCTCGACGTCGTCTACCTGCGCCGCATGCGCCAGGACTCGATCGCGGAGCACTTCGGCGCCCTGGCCGAACTGCGCCGGGCGGGACTGATCCGCCACCTCGGCCTCTCCGACGTGGAGCCGCGGCACCTCGCCGAGGCGCAGGCCGTCGCCCCGGTGGTGAGCGTCCAGAACCGGTTCGGCCTCGGCTTCCACGACCCCGCCACCGACGCGCTCCTCGCCCAGTGCCGCGCCCAGGGCATCGCCTTCGTGCCGTTCTACGCCATCGCCGGCGAGGCCGGACCGCGGGGCGCCGGCGCCGCCCACGAGGAGGAGGTGCGCGCGGTGGCCCGGGCGCACGGGGCGAGCCCCGCGCAGGTCAGGATCGCCTGGACCCTGCACCAGGGCCCGCACGTGCTGGCCATCCCCGGCACCGGCGACCCGGAACACCTCGCCGAGAACGTCGCCGCAGGCGCCCTGCGCCTCACCGACGCGGACCTGGCGCGGCTCGACGGGGCGCGTACGGGCTGACCCCCGCCGCACCGGGCCCGATCCCGCGGGCGGGGACTTGGCGTCCAGGGAGTTTTACGTATAACCTCTCCCGTCAATCGCCCGTCCCGGAAGGTGCCGATGACACGCATCGCCCTGGTCGCCCTCGTCGTCGACGACTACGACGAGGCGATCCGCTTCTACACCGAGGCCCTCGGCTTCCGCCTCGCCGAGGACAGGCCCCGGCCCGACGGCTCCCGCTGGGTCGTGGTCGAGCCCGGCGGCCCGGACACGGGTACCGCCCTGCTGCTGGCCCGCGCCAAGGGTGAGGTCCAGCGGGCCCGGGTCGGCGACCAGACGGGCGGGCGCGTCGGGTTCTTCCTGTACACCGACGACTTCGCCCGCGACCACGCCCGCATGACCGCGGCGGGCGTGACTTTCCTGGAGGAGCCCCGGCACGAGCCCTACGGTTCGGTCGCCGTCTTCCAGGACCTGTACGGCAACCGCTGGGACCTGCTCCAGCCCGTCGCCCCCTGATCGTCCCCCCCAGAACCGTCGAGGAACCCCCGCACATGTCATCTACGCGCATAGACACCGAGACCCTCCGCCGCCTCCCCAAGGCGGTCCTGCACGACCACCTCGACGGCGGCCTGCGCCCGGCGACCGTCGTGGAGCTGGCGCGGAGCGTCGGCCACACCCTGCCCACCACCGACCCCGACGCGCTGGCCGCCTGGTACTACGAGGCCGCCAACTCCGGCGACCTGGTGCGCTACATCGCCACCTTCGAGCACACCCTCGCCGTGATGCAGACCCGGGAGGGGCTGCTGCGCACCGCCGAGGAGTACGTCCTCGACCTCGCCGCCGACGGCGTCGTCTACGGCGAGGTCCGCTACGCCCCCGAGCTGATGACCGCCGGCGGGCTCACCCTCGCCGAGGTCGTGGAGACCGTCCAGGAGGGGCTGGCGGCCGGGATGGCCAAGGCCGCGGCGGCGGGCACCCCGGTCCGGGTCGGCACCCTGCTGTGCGGCATGCGGATGTTCGACCGGGTCCGCGAGGCCGCCGGCCTCGCGGTCGCCTTCCGGGACGCCGGGGTCGTCGGCTTCGACATCGCTGGCGCCGAGGACGGCTTCCCGCCCGCCGGCCACCTCGACGCCTTCGAGTACCTGCGCCGCGAGAACGTGCCCTTCACCATCCACGCCGGGGAGGCGCACGGGCTGCCCAGCATCCACCAGGCCCTCCAGGTGTGCGGCGCCCAGCGCATCGGCCACGGCGTGCGCATCACCGACGACATCCCCGACCTGGCGGCGGGAAAGCTCGGCCGGCTCGCGGCCTGGGTGCGCGACCGCCGGATCGCCCTGGAGATGTGCCCGACCTCCAACCTCCAGACCGGCGCCGCCACCTCCATCGCCGGGCATCCGATCACCGCGCTGAAGGACCTCGGCTTCCGCGTCACCCTCAACACCGACAACCGCCTCGTCTCGGGCACGACCATGACGCGCGAGATGTCCCTGCTGGTCGAGCAGGCGGGCTGGGGCGTCGAGGACCTGCGCACGGTCACCGTGAACGCCCTCAAGAGCGCCTTCCTCCCCTTCGACGAGCGCAACAGCCTCATCCGGGACGTGGTCCTGCCGGGCTACGCGTCCGCGCTCTGAACGAGCCCGCGCACATAGGCGGCCTGTCCGACGTGCTGGAGATCGTCGGACAGGACGCTGACCAGCCGCACGGCGAGCGTGACCGGCGGATCCCAGTGGTCGTCGACGACCCGCTCCAGGTCCTTCGCGGTCAGGGAGCGCAGGGCCGTCAACGTCTGCTCGTGCACGGCGTCGTAGTAGCCGGTCAGCAGCTCGCCCGAGTCGACCCGCACCTTCGCGACCTCGGCGGGACTGTGGCCGTACCCGGTGTCGCGGCGGGGCAGCCCCAGGCCGAAGCGTTTCTCCCACTCCCCGGTGAGCCACACCTGGTCGAGCCCGAAGGCGTCGGCCATGTGGTCGTCCTGGACGCGGGTGAGATGCCAGACCAGCCAGGCGACGGAATTGGCGTCGGCGGCGGGGCGGGCGTTCAGGCCGTCGGGGTCCAGGCCCTCGACGGCGGCGTGGACTTCTTCCTGGATGCGGCCGTAGCCCTCGATGAGGATGTCCTTCGCATGCATGCGTCCACCTTCGCGCAGTCCGCCCGCCCGCGCCCCCCGTTCACCCGCTTCCCACTCACCCGCTGCCCGTCTCCAGCAGCCCCATCAGCGCCCGCGCCGCCGGGCTGGTCGCCTGCGCGGACGGCAGCAGCGCGATGGTCTCGTACTCCGTGCCGTCCGCGTCCTTGAGCGGCAGTGAGGTGAGGGCGGCCCGCTTGTGGCGGAAGTGCCGCGGCACGACCGCGATGCCGAGGTTCTCGTCGATCAGGTCGAGCAGCCCGTGCACGTCGTTCACCTCCAGCGGCACGGTCCGCCGCACGCCCGCCGCGGCGAAGACGGCGTCGGTGACGCGGCGCGGACCCCAGTCCGGGTGGAAGTCGACGAACACCTCGTCGGCCAGGTCCTGCGGAGTGAGCACCGCGCCGTCCGCCGCCAGCCGGTGGTCCGGGTGGCACAGCACCGTCATCGGCTCGCCCGCCAGTGAGACCGAGCGCAACTGGTCCGTGTCCGCCTGGGTGCGGTACGCGAACGCCAGGTCGAGCCGCCCCGCCGCGACCTCCTCCGCCAGCTCCCCGGAGCCCGCCTGCCGCAGCCGGATCTCCACGTCCGGGTGGCCGCGCCGGAACGCGGCCAGCAGCCGGGCCACCGGCACCCCGGCGATGCACTGCTCGGCGCCCAGCGACAGTGTCCCGCGCAGCACCCCCTGCACCGCGGCGACCGCCTCGTGCGCCGAGCGCACCTGGGCGAGGATCCGCCGGGCCTCCTCCAGCAGCGCCCGCCCGGCCTCCGTCAGCGTCACCCGGCGGGTGGTGCGCACGAACAGCGGTGCCCGCAGCTCCCGCTCCAGCGCCCGGATCGACGCCGACAGGCCCGACTGGGACACCAGCAGGCGTTCCGCCGCGCGGGTGAAGTGCTGGTCCTCGGCGACCGCCACGAAGTGCTGGAGATGACGCAGTTCCATGACTCAGAAGCCTAACCGCGCAATCCCATCGGATTCTTCTGTTGGACCACTGCACGCAGGTCACGCGAGAGTGGAGGACGGTTCCGCCCAAGCCCCGTACCTCGGGGTCAACCCCTCTGGAGTCGCGTTGTACACCGCACACCCCGACCGCTACGCGGAGATGCCCTACCGGCGCACCGGACGCAGCGGCCTGAAGCTCCCCGCGCTCTCGCTCGGCCTGTGGCACAACTTCGGCCCGGACCGCCCCGTCGAGACCCAGCGCGCCATCCTGCGCCGCGCCTTCGACCTGGGCGTCACCCACTTCGACCTCGCCAACAACTACGGCCCGCCGCCCGGCTCCGCCGAGTCCGCGCTCGGCGAGGCACTCAAGGCCGACTTCGCGCCGTACCGCGACGAGCTGGTGATCTCCACCAAGGCCGGCTACCTGATGTGGCCCGGCCCGTACGGCGAGTGGGGCTCGCGCAAGTCCTTGCTGTCGTCCCTGGACCAGAGCCTGTCCCGGATGGGCCTGGAGTACGTCGACATCTTCTACTCGCACCGCCCCGACCCGGACACTCCGCTGGAGGAGACGATGGGCGCCCTGCACACGGCGGTGCAGCAGGGCAAGGCGCTCTACGTCGGCGTCTCCAACTACTCGCCGGAGCAGACCCGCGAGGCCGCCCGCATCCTGGCGGAGCTGGGCACCCCGCTGCTGATCCACCAGCCCCGCTACTCCATGCTCGACCGGCGCCCCGAGACCAGCGGTCTGCTGGACACCCTCGACGAGCTGAAGGTCGGCTCCATCGCCTACTCCCCGCTGGAGCAGGGCCTGCTGACCGGCCGCTATCTGAACGGCATCCCGGAGGACTCGCGGGCCGCGAGCGACAGCCCCTTCCTCAACTCCGACGCGGTCACCGAGGAACTGGTCGGCAAGCTGCGCGCCCTGAACGAGATCGCCGGGTCCCGCGGCCAGTCGCTGGCCCAGACGGCGCTCGCCTGGGTGCTGCGGCAGGGCAGGGTGACCTCGGCGCTGGTCGGCGCGAGCAGCCCGCGGCAGCTGGAGGACAGCGTCGCGGCCATCGGGAACCTCGATTTCGACGCCGACGAACTGGCCCGCATCGACAAGATCGTCCAGGGCTAGGTCCTGTCCGCCGGACAGGCCCCAGGGGGCGACCCGGCGGGACGTGCACGGCGGTTCCGGAGGCGTAGGTCGCCTCCGGAACCGCCGTGTGCGCGTCCCTCGGCGCTCACGCCCCCGCGGGCACCCGGTCCAGGAAGCCGAACACCGACCGGATGCGGTCCCCGCCGTCCAGGGTGATCACGTCGAACCCGGCCACCGGTGCCCGGTCCTCCTCGGCGTCGCTCACCAGCTCCCAGGAGAAGCGCGCCGTGTCGTGGTGCCCGTCGACCGCGCCCGACAGCCGGAAGGTGAACCCGGGGAACTGCTCGTGCGCCGCCGCGATCACGGCGGCGATCTGCTCGTGGCCGCGCACGTCGGCCAGGGGGTCGGTGTAGCCGCCGTCCTCCGTCCAGGCCGCGGCGACCGCCTTGGCCACCGCGTCCGGACCCGCGTTCCAGGCCTCGAAGTAGCGGGCGACGGCGTCCTCGTAACGGCGGGTGGGTGCGGACATGGCGATCAGCCTCCATAGGGGTGGGTGTGCTGGTCAGGGGCCGGGCCCCGGTCTCGGTGACCCGGTACGACCACCCTGCCCGCGTCCGCCGGCGCCGTCGATTACCCCCGGGGTCATGGCACGCGGCGCTGCGGCGGCGCGGCATTTCGGCCAACCGGCGCCGCGAATATGCCAGGAGACTGGCCGGAAATTCATGGTGACAGTGGTTCAGTAGTGAACATACTCACCACTAGGGCCTTTCACACCATGCGACAGCGCCCTCACGCACAGCACACGAGCCGCACGGACGTCATGCCGGACCGGCAGGCGGGCTGAGTGACGGGGGAGGGTAGCAGTGCACGACGAGTTCCTGTGCCATGTCACCGCCTACGGTGTCTGTGACGGCCGGCGCATCGGCGTCCCCCTGGGCACCTACCGGGCTCCCACCCTGGCGCTGGCCCTGTGGTGGCTGCGGGACCGGGCGATGTGGATCGCCGAGCGGCTGGATCCGCAGCCCGACACCCCCCACTTACCGCGCGGCGCCCTGACTCCCGTCGCCGACGACGCGCCCGACGTGCCGCTCAGGCTGCGCGCCTGGTGCGCAGACGACGTACAACAGGAGCTGGTCGCCGACGAGTTGGCCGCGGGGAACCTGGTACGCCTCGCGACCAGTGACGAGACCACGGAGTACGAACTGATGGCCGAGTCCGTGGACGCGCTGCGGATGCAGCGGGCCGCGCCACCTCTGGTCGTCCCCGTCGCGTGAACGTCCGCGCCCCGGGGCGCCCCCCCTCAGAACCGGACCCGGCGGGACCGGCCGCCCAGCCACCGTGCGAGCAGCGCGCCCAGGAACCCGGCGACCAGCCCCCACAGCAGCGCGAGACCCACCGCACCCCACAGACGCGGCCGCAGGAACACCTGCCCGGCCAGCCCGCCGCCCAGGTCGCCGATGCCGAGCACCGACAGCCCGTAGTGGGCGGAGACCCGGCCGACCAGGCCGATCACCAGAACGGTGAGCGCCAGGGCGACGGCCATGTGCACGGCGTGCAGCCAGGCCGGCAGGCGGGCCGGACAGCGGGACGCCATGAGGAATCCGGCCGACAGGACCAGCACCGCCGCGGCGACCAGGAGCCACCACATCCGCCCGTCGTGCTCGGCGAGCGTGCCCACGTTCACGGTCGAGACGTCGGGCGTGCGCAGCACCTCGTCGAGGACCCGAGGCATCGGGAGCCCGAACGGCCCCTCCACCCGCCCGTTCCAGGTCGCCCCGAGGCCGATCGTGAGCGCTGGCCAGGCCAGGTTCGGGAGCCCGAGCAGCAGCACGGCGAAGGTGTCCGCGGGACGGTCCCGCGTCGCCGCGGCGACCAGCGCGACGACGACACCGACGACCACGTACGCGAGCAGCAGCGCCACCATCGCGTACGCGGCCGGCCGCACCGACGTCCGCAGCCGCGGCAGCCGACCGGGCAGCGGCGCCCGGTGCGAGACCAGCAGGGCGAGGACGAGCACCCCCGCCAGCCACAGCAGACCGAAGAGGACGGTCAGCGGCACGTCCGTGGTGAAACCGACCGTCGGACGCACGCCGAACAGGTCGCCGAGGTCACTCAGCAGCCCCTCCCCGAGGGAGACCTCGAACGTCTGCCGCGCCGCGAACCCCGCCCCGAGGAGGGCGAGCAGCCACAGGACCGCGATCCGCCCCGCCCAGCCCGCCAGCTCCCGCGCGCCGGCGACGGCCCGGTGGCGCAACGGGCGCAGGAAGCCCCGGGCGATCACCAGCGCACCGGTCAGGGTGACGGACAGCGGCATCACGGTCAGCCCCGCGTCGGTGGCCGCCAGCTCACCCGCGTCGCCGGACATCTCCACCGCACCGCCCACGGAGGTGACGAACGTCGCCACGACGACCCGGGGAAAGGCGCGGTCGGGCAGGTCCGCGGCACCGGCCGCCCACAGCCCGAGCGCGGCCACGCCCCCCATGGCGACCAGCCCGGCCAGCACCGTGCCCAGGGCCTGCGCCCAGCCGTGCCGGGCGACCGCCCGGCCGGACGAACCGGGAGGCCCCGGAGCTCCGGGAGAGCCAGGAGGCCCGGGGGGCACGGGTGGTAC from Streptomyces sp. CB09001 includes the following:
- a CDS encoding streptophobe family protein is translated as MPPGPPGSPGAPGPPGSSGRAVARHGWAQALGTVLAGLVAMGGVAALGLWAAGAADLPDRAFPRVVVATFVTSVGGAVEMSGDAGELAATDAGLTVMPLSVTLTGALVIARGFLRPLRHRAVAGARELAGWAGRIAVLWLLALLGAGFAARQTFEVSLGEGLLSDLGDLFGVRPTVGFTTDVPLTVLFGLLWLAGVLVLALLVSHRAPLPGRLPRLRTSVRPAAYAMVALLLAYVVVGVVVALVAAATRDRPADTFAVLLLGLPNLAWPALTIGLGATWNGRVEGPFGLPMPRVLDEVLRTPDVSTVNVGTLAEHDGRMWWLLVAAAVLVLSAGFLMASRCPARLPAWLHAVHMAVALALTVLVIGLVGRVSAHYGLSVLGIGDLGGGLAGQVFLRPRLWGAVGLALLWGLVAGFLGALLARWLGGRSRRVRF